The nucleotide sequence GCGGGAAAAAATCTATCGTATTAATTGCCTTGCAAGTGCTTGGTGGGTTGCTTGGCTTGTATGTTTCTATTGGCTCTGGATCGCGCGGGGGCTGGCTCACTGCACCATTTATCCTTTTGCTTATTTTATTGTTAAGGCTTGGTGATATTTCTCATGCCAGTCAATCTCATAAGCAGAAAATGTGGCTACAGACGATTGCAGTTTGTATTTCCATTTCCTTTGTATTTTTAATGGGATTTTATTTTTCAGAAAAGCTATCCACTCGAATTATTAGTGGTTATTTTGAAATCCTCCATTGGTTTACTGGGGCTAATTTAGATACATCTGCTGGTACTAGGCTAAGTATGTGGAAGTTTGGCTTTCAGTTTGCTAATGAGAGTTTGCTCTTTGGTTACGGCGAAGAAAAGAATATGATGCAGGTTTTGAAAGATAGTCCGCTCAATATCGCTGCTAATGAAACTGCCATCAACACCATGGCATTAACTGGCCCACACAGCGATATTCTGAGCAAGCTCTTATCTGCAGGCCTCTTTGGATTAGGCGCTTATTTAAGTCTCTTGTTCGTGCCATTTTCTATCTTTTGGAAGCAGCGCAATGCACAGAATTTCAACATAAAGCAAGCTGCCAGAATCGGCCTTTTTTATATCACTGGCATATTGATTGCCGGACTATCAAATGAGCAGTTGTCCCTCAAGTACTTGTGTACTTTT is from Polynucleobacter sp. MG-Unter2-18 and encodes:
- a CDS encoding O-antigen ligase; the encoded protein is MKQNINHTHTKLDWFVILCVFMFPVTFLTVRHGVHVSLFALLLITAYQFWHAGIKNIQLEYPRDFFILFLFSGLLFSVLISQIFRGAIHPAAFDGPSRILFAGVAFLLLKNLNIPYIKILGVAIPIALIGIFTVVILSPLDPYWMGRYSIYFVDPNTLGSQTFILGLLSILMIGWSGKKSIVLIALQVLGGLLGLYVSIGSGSRGGWLTAPFILLLILLLRLGDISHASQSHKQKMWLQTIAVCISISFVFLMGFYFSEKLSTRIISGYFEILHWFTGANLDTSAGTRLSMWKFGFQFANESLLFGYGEEKNMMQVLKDSPLNIAANETAINTMALTGPHSDILSKLLSAGLFGLGAYLSLLFVPFSIFWKQRNAQNFNIKQAARIGLFYITGILIAGLSNEQLSLKYLCTFYGLMIAVLLAQVLHKPSAGRID